The uncultured Cohaesibacter sp. genome window below encodes:
- a CDS encoding sugar ABC transporter permease: MGGENRYLGLAYLSPYIIGLLVFTAFPFAYSFYLSFTDYSLMSSPEWVGLDNYTKLFTRDRTFDKSLKVTLIYVFSTVPLKLVFALFIAVILNYKLKAINFFRTAYYVPSILGGSIAIAVLWRYVFADTGLVNMVLEAFGLEAVNWFGDPTNALFTITLLRCWQFGSAMVIFLAALQGVDKSLYEAAAVDNANPWQVFRHITLPLITPVIFFNLIMQSVQAFQEFNGPYIITNGGPLKSTYLLPLYIYDKAFKNFEMGYASAIAWILFTMIMILTVVAFWSSKKWVYYAGDKRS, translated from the coding sequence TTGGGCGGCGAAAATCGCTATCTCGGTCTTGCCTACCTGTCGCCCTACATCATAGGGCTGCTGGTCTTTACGGCTTTTCCCTTTGCCTACTCATTCTATCTGAGTTTCACCGACTATTCGCTGATGAGCTCGCCGGAATGGGTTGGTCTGGACAACTACACCAAGTTGTTCACCCGGGACCGCACCTTTGACAAGTCACTGAAGGTGACCCTGATCTATGTGTTCTCGACGGTTCCGCTCAAACTGGTCTTCGCGCTGTTCATCGCAGTGATCCTGAACTACAAGCTGAAGGCCATCAACTTCTTCCGTACCGCCTATTATGTGCCGTCCATCCTTGGTGGCTCGATCGCGATTGCCGTTCTGTGGCGTTATGTCTTTGCCGACACGGGTCTGGTCAACATGGTGCTGGAAGCCTTTGGCCTTGAGGCGGTCAACTGGTTCGGCGATCCGACCAACGCGTTGTTCACCATCACGCTGTTGCGCTGCTGGCAGTTTGGCTCGGCTATGGTGATCTTCCTTGCCGCCCTGCAAGGCGTCGACAAGTCGCTCTACGAGGCCGCCGCCGTGGACAATGCCAACCCGTGGCAGGTGTTCCGCCATATCACGTTGCCGCTGATCACTCCGGTGATCTTCTTCAACCTGATCATGCAGAGCGTTCAGGCCTTTCAGGAATTCAACGGCCCCTACATCATCACCAACGGCGGCCCGCTGAAATCCACCTACCTGTTGCCACTCTACATCTATGACAAGGCCTTCAAGAACTTCGAGATGGGCTACGCCTCGGCGATCGCCTGGATCCTGTTCACCATGATCATGATCCTGACCGTTGTCGCTTTCTGGTCTTCCAAGAAGTGGGTCTATTACGCTGGCGACAAAAGGAGCTGA
- the ugpC gene encoding sn-glycerol-3-phosphate ABC transporter ATP-binding protein UgpC yields the protein MSATIDINNVTKAYGALTVLDTISLSIEAGEFVVFLGPSGCGKSTLLRMIAGLESVDKGTISIGGERIDTLPPGKRGVAMVFQTYALYPHMTVAQNMAFGLENLKVDKAEIDRRVKAAAETLEMAHLLDRRPAKLSGGQRQRVAIGRAIVKEPKAFLFDEPLSNLDAALRSRTRLELAQLHQRLGSTMIFVTHDQVEAMTLAHRIVVMHDKKIEQIGTPMQIYQRPATRFVAEFVGSPAMSMLPILSVVGNQSADHQGALLEVEGVGAIPTSVSLPDGFRLDGAVMGIRSEDTRVVAPDEGGLALTVTVVERLGERTLLYGKLATGHDMIVEDSGRSMVRAGETVRFDFDRSALHVFDGDGLAYHVAEEA from the coding sequence ATGTCTGCAACCATTGACATCAACAATGTGACCAAGGCCTACGGCGCCCTGACGGTGCTGGATACCATATCCCTGAGCATTGAGGCTGGTGAATTTGTTGTCTTTCTGGGCCCCTCTGGCTGTGGCAAGTCCACGCTGTTGCGGATGATCGCCGGTCTCGAATCCGTCGACAAGGGAACCATATCCATTGGCGGCGAACGCATTGATACCCTGCCTCCCGGCAAGCGAGGTGTGGCCATGGTGTTCCAGACCTATGCCCTCTATCCGCATATGACGGTCGCTCAGAACATGGCCTTCGGTCTGGAGAACCTGAAGGTCGACAAGGCCGAGATCGACCGGCGCGTCAAGGCAGCTGCCGAGACCCTTGAGATGGCCCACCTGCTGGATCGAAGACCCGCCAAGCTTTCGGGTGGTCAGCGCCAGCGCGTAGCCATCGGCCGGGCCATCGTCAAGGAGCCCAAGGCCTTCCTGTTCGATGAACCTCTGTCCAACCTGGATGCCGCATTGCGAAGCCGCACCCGGCTGGAACTGGCACAGCTGCACCAGCGCCTCGGCTCGACCATGATCTTCGTTACCCACGACCAGGTGGAAGCCATGACGCTGGCGCACCGTATTGTTGTCATGCATGACAAGAAGATCGAGCAGATCGGCACGCCGATGCAGATCTATCAGCGCCCGGCCACCCGCTTCGTTGCCGAATTTGTCGGCTCACCTGCGATGTCGATGCTGCCAATCCTGAGTGTCGTCGGCAATCAGTCCGCCGACCATCAGGGCGCACTGCTTGAAGTCGAAGGCGTGGGGGCGATCCCGACCTCCGTGAGCCTGCCGGACGGCTTCCGGCTGGATGGTGCCGTGATGGGCATCCGCTCGGAGGACACGCGCGTGGTCGCGCCGGATGAAGGCGGTCTGGCACTGACAGTGACCGTTGTCGAACGCCTTGGCGAGCGAACCCTCCTTTACGGCAAGCTTGCAACCGGGCATGACATGATTGTCGAAGACAGCGGTCGTTCCATGGTGCGGGCAGGGGAGACTGTCCGGTTCGATTTTGACCGCTCCGCACTGCATGTCTTTGATGGCGATGGCCTTGCCTATCACGTGGCAGAGGAGGCGTGA
- a CDS encoding glycoside hydrolase family 88 protein, translated as MLTSYFRHYAESYSAYKSGPVCYEDGCLYRGLITLYEATGEKSWLDILISFAQKQVAPDGAMTGYVLEEYNIDNILSGRAFLFLYRETGDERYLKASQTLASQLETHPKTKAGNYWHKQRYPHQVWLDGLYMGLPFQIEYGQLTNDEAMVNDALSQMEQALTLMSVGQNGLYAHGYDESREQAWSDKETGLSPAHWARAIGWLTVALVDICELVGTEAMGPLAERTVKLLAEIVKLQQDKGAWLQVIDQPDLEGNYLESSASAMFCYALLKASRLGLAADLCDQFVRVGLKGLAYLEQLVIDSDPQVLPHIVCVAGLGGFDGNYRTGTPSYYVGEMIKPDDVKGVGPFMMASAEKLLREKK; from the coding sequence ATGTTGACTTCCTATTTCCGCCATTACGCAGAGAGCTATAGCGCCTACAAGAGCGGTCCCGTCTGTTATGAAGACGGTTGCCTGTATCGGGGGCTGATCACGCTTTATGAGGCCACCGGCGAAAAAAGCTGGCTCGACATCCTGATCTCCTTTGCGCAGAAGCAGGTTGCCCCGGACGGGGCGATGACAGGCTATGTGCTTGAAGAATACAATATCGACAACATTCTCTCTGGACGCGCCTTCCTCTTCCTTTACAGGGAAACCGGTGACGAACGCTATCTGAAAGCCAGCCAGACGCTAGCAAGCCAGTTGGAGACACACCCCAAGACCAAGGCTGGCAACTACTGGCACAAGCAGCGCTACCCGCATCAGGTCTGGCTCGACGGCCTCTATATGGGGCTGCCTTTCCAGATCGAATATGGCCAGTTGACGAACGACGAAGCCATGGTCAACGATGCGTTGTCCCAGATGGAACAGGCGCTGACGCTGATGAGCGTCGGACAGAACGGGCTCTATGCCCATGGCTATGACGAATCCCGCGAGCAGGCTTGGTCTGACAAGGAAACCGGCCTTTCTCCTGCCCACTGGGCCCGGGCCATTGGCTGGTTGACCGTCGCCCTCGTCGATATTTGCGAGCTGGTGGGGACAGAGGCAATGGGCCCACTGGCCGAGCGCACTGTCAAGCTGCTCGCCGAGATTGTCAAACTGCAGCAGGACAAGGGGGCCTGGTTGCAGGTGATCGACCAGCCGGATCTGGAAGGCAACTATCTGGAAAGCTCGGCAAGCGCCATGTTCTGCTACGCACTGTTGAAAGCCTCTCGCCTCGGGCTTGCCGCTGATCTCTGCGACCAGTTTGTCCGTGTCGGCCTCAAGGGCCTCGCCTATCTGGAACAGCTGGTCATCGACAGTGATCCGCAGGTTCTGCCCCACATCGTCTGTGTGGCAGGGCTTGGCGGCTTCGATGGCAACTACCGCACAGGCACGCCGTCCTATTATGTCGGCGAGATGATCAAACCTGACGACGTCAAGGGCGTTGGCCCGTTCATGATGGCCTCGGCGGAGAAGCTGCTCAGAGAGAAGAAATAG
- a CDS encoding ArsR family transcriptional regulator, with translation MNKRYLLITPENGIEILKSLAAPARLSILTLLNERGPLNVNDIAELLDLPQSSTSTHVNSLEKSGLIETESQKAKKGSQKICRTTYDEVVLSFKETRKTDQDLIEVAMPVGLYSGCNTTAPCGLCSTEGIIGFLDSPDTFHSPERMKAGLLWFTKGYVRYQFPNNARIAGKEIKELELQLELSSEVPGTSDDWPSDINVSINDKLIAVWTAPGDYGDQRGKYTPDWWKLAGSQYGHLKSFRVTPDGTFVDGIRVSDITLADLELNDHRSIRVRIAVPDGAKNPGGLNIFGRGFGNYDQDIVLRLRT, from the coding sequence ATGAACAAACGCTATTTGCTGATCACGCCGGAAAACGGGATTGAAATCCTCAAGAGCCTTGCGGCGCCGGCGCGTCTTTCGATCCTTACCTTGCTCAATGAGCGCGGTCCGCTCAACGTCAATGACATCGCAGAGCTGCTCGACCTGCCGCAATCCTCTACCTCGACCCATGTGAACTCGCTGGAAAAGTCGGGTTTGATCGAAACCGAGAGCCAGAAAGCCAAGAAGGGCAGTCAGAAAATCTGTCGGACGACTTATGACGAGGTCGTGCTTTCCTTCAAGGAAACGCGCAAGACGGATCAGGATCTCATAGAAGTGGCCATGCCGGTCGGGCTGTATTCGGGTTGCAACACCACGGCACCGTGTGGGCTTTGTTCGACCGAGGGCATCATTGGTTTTCTTGACAGTCCGGATACCTTCCATTCGCCCGAGCGCATGAAGGCGGGTCTTCTCTGGTTCACCAAGGGCTATGTGCGCTATCAGTTTCCCAACAATGCCCGCATCGCCGGCAAGGAAATCAAGGAACTGGAACTGCAGCTTGAGCTGTCATCAGAGGTGCCTGGCACTTCCGATGACTGGCCGTCTGATATCAATGTGTCCATCAATGACAAGCTGATCGCGGTCTGGACAGCGCCAGGCGACTATGGCGACCAGCGTGGCAAATATACTCCGGACTGGTGGAAGCTGGCGGGCTCTCAATATGGCCATCTCAAGAGCTTCCGCGTGACGCCGGATGGAACCTTCGTCGATGGCATTCGCGTGTCGGACATCACGCTGGCCGATCTTGAGCTTAATGACCATCGCTCGATCCGGGTTCGGATCGCGGTGCCTGATGGGGCAAAGAATCCCGGCGGGCTCAATATTTTCGGAAGGGGCTTTGGCAATTATGATCAGGACATCGTGCTTCGACTGCGGACCTAG
- a CDS encoding carbohydrate ABC transporter permease, which yields MTIATTNVSTVEEMERVNQMIARRHKINSVIRYVLLIVVGFVMLYPLIWLIGASFKTNSEIFSNPGFWPKEPTISGYVKGWQTSTPYTFGHFFWNTFLIILPKTVGTCISATLVAYGFARFEFPMKKVFFSLLIATLLLPNVVTRIPQYLLFRDMGWLDTFLPLWVPSALAGDAFFTFMLVQFLRGIPRDMEEAARVDGANSLQTLWYIVTPLLAPALISVALFQFMWTMNDFLGPLIYLSSVDKFPVSLALKLSIDTTEAFDWNQILAMSVLAITPALVVFFVAQKYFIEGISSGGVKG from the coding sequence ATGACCATTGCAACGACAAATGTTTCGACTGTCGAGGAGATGGAACGCGTCAACCAGATGATCGCACGTCGCCACAAGATCAACTCCGTGATCCGCTATGTGCTGCTGATCGTCGTCGGGTTCGTGATGCTCTATCCTCTGATCTGGCTGATCGGGGCCTCTTTCAAGACCAACTCGGAGATCTTCTCCAATCCCGGCTTTTGGCCAAAGGAGCCGACCATCAGCGGCTATGTCAAGGGATGGCAGACGTCCACGCCCTACACCTTCGGGCATTTCTTCTGGAACACCTTCCTGATCATCCTGCCCAAGACCGTGGGCACATGCATCAGCGCCACGCTGGTGGCCTACGGCTTTGCTCGCTTCGAGTTCCCGATGAAGAAGGTCTTCTTCTCGCTGCTCATCGCCACCCTGCTGCTGCCGAACGTGGTGACCCGCATCCCGCAGTATCTGCTGTTCCGCGACATGGGCTGGCTTGATACCTTCCTGCCGCTGTGGGTGCCTTCGGCACTTGCCGGGGATGCGTTCTTCACCTTCATGCTGGTTCAGTTCCTGCGAGGCATTCCCCGCGACATGGAGGAAGCAGCCCGGGTGGATGGTGCCAACAGCCTGCAGACTCTGTGGTACATCGTCACTCCCTTGCTGGCTCCGGCGCTGATCTCGGTCGCCCTGTTCCAGTTCATGTGGACCATGAACGACTTCCTTGGCCCACTCATCTATCTGTCATCGGTAGACAAGTTCCCTGTCTCCCTGGCGCTGAAACTATCCATCGACACGACGGAAGCCTTTGACTGGAACCAGATCCTGGCAATGTCCGTGCTCGCAATCACACCTGCGTTGGTTGTCTTCTTCGTGGCGCAGAAATACTTCATCGAAGGCATCTCATCCGGAGGGGTTAAAGGGTAA
- a CDS encoding alpha-N-arabinofuranosidase → MRASVTAHKDFTVAKIDPRLYGSFIEHLGRAVYTGIYEPGHETADEQGFRQDVLDLVRELNVPVVRYPGGNFVSAYNWEDGIGPREERPVRLDLAWHTSESNQIGIHEFADWAEKAETEMMLAVNLGSRGLDEARAFLEYVNHPGGSYWSDLRRQNGREEPWGVKLWCLGNEMDGPWQIGQKTAAEYGRTAFETAKAMRAFDKNIELVVCGSSTPNMPTYPEWEYTVLDYTYDSVDYISLHMYFDNHEQNTRNFLAKSRLLETYIETIASVIKTIKAKKRSKKDVYISFDEWNVWYHSAEQDKPILEGKHGWPHAPALLEDIYDFADVLVVGCILNTFIRRSDVVKVGCLAQLVNVIAPIMTVENGPAWRQTTFYPYLFASQYGRGTALDLAVEVEGYDTDFAKAVPYLDVAGVLTETDGGLSFFLVNRHETEALDVDVSLEGFAHSTVAMDKELGGHALDLANGPDGEAVAPTDGEGTTVADGKLSVQMAPLSYRMIRLA, encoded by the coding sequence ATGCGTGCATCAGTCACCGCGCACAAAGATTTCACCGTCGCAAAAATTGATCCTCGCTTGTATGGCTCGTTTATCGAGCATTTGGGGCGTGCTGTCTATACTGGCATTTATGAGCCCGGCCACGAAACTGCCGATGAACAGGGCTTCCGGCAGGATGTCCTCGATCTGGTCAGGGAACTGAACGTTCCCGTGGTGCGCTATCCCGGCGGCAACTTCGTTTCTGCCTATAACTGGGAAGATGGTATCGGCCCGCGCGAAGAGCGCCCGGTACGTCTCGATCTGGCCTGGCATACCTCGGAGAGCAACCAGATCGGCATCCACGAATTTGCCGACTGGGCCGAGAAGGCCGAAACCGAAATGATGCTGGCGGTCAATCTGGGCTCGCGCGGCCTTGATGAGGCCCGCGCCTTCCTAGAATATGTCAACCATCCGGGCGGCTCCTACTGGTCGGACCTGCGCCGTCAGAATGGCCGCGAGGAGCCTTGGGGCGTCAAGCTCTGGTGTCTTGGCAACGAGATGGATGGCCCCTGGCAGATTGGTCAGAAGACGGCAGCCGAATATGGCCGCACCGCCTTTGAGACCGCCAAGGCCATGCGTGCCTTTGACAAGAATATCGAGCTGGTCGTCTGTGGCTCGTCGACTCCGAACATGCCGACCTATCCGGAATGGGAGTATACAGTCCTCGACTATACCTATGACAGCGTCGATTACATCTCGCTGCATATGTATTTCGACAATCACGAACAGAACACCCGGAATTTCCTCGCCAAGTCGCGGCTGTTGGAAACCTATATCGAGACCATCGCCAGCGTCATCAAGACCATAAAGGCCAAGAAGCGCTCCAAGAAGGATGTCTATATCTCCTTTGATGAATGGAACGTCTGGTATCACTCCGCCGAGCAGGACAAGCCGATCCTTGAAGGCAAGCATGGATGGCCGCACGCCCCGGCTCTGCTGGAAGATATCTATGACTTTGCCGATGTGCTGGTGGTCGGCTGCATTCTCAATACCTTCATCCGCCGCTCGGACGTCGTCAAGGTCGGCTGCCTTGCCCAGTTGGTCAACGTGATTGCGCCGATCATGACCGTCGAGAACGGACCGGCATGGCGCCAGACCACCTTCTATCCCTATCTCTTCGCTTCGCAATACGGTCGAGGCACGGCGCTCGATCTGGCTGTCGAAGTGGAGGGCTATGATACCGACTTCGCCAAGGCTGTGCCCTATCTGGATGTTGCCGGTGTGCTGACAGAAACCGACGGGGGCTTGAGCTTCTTCCTCGTGAACCGTCATGAAACGGAAGCACTGGATGTGGACGTGTCCCTTGAGGGCTTTGCCCATTCGACCGTGGCGATGGACAAGGAGCTGGGTGGCCATGCGCTTGATCTGGCCAACGGGCCGGATGGCGAGGCTGTCGCACCGACCGACGGAGAGGGGACAACCGTGGCCGATGGCAAGCTGTCCGTCCAGATGGCACCGCTCAGCTACCGCATGATCCGTCTGGCCTAG
- a CDS encoding glycoside hydrolase family 28 protein, producing the protein MMTITASAITARTVALCLNPDGKSRFFLPKASAWTLYRNGEIVRSGETDRVITFLDCLDPSTRYVFETDAGEQFAFTTADCAGRIDISDFGARPDSTNNALAIAAALAAVPVGGTLAIPSGCWHTGPLFLKSDMTLHLEPGATLKFITDRDQIPILPPHLSDGKMLGSWEGLPDASYASIITAIGCVNLEITGSGTLDGSGAEGDWWSWPKERRNGARRARTLFLHLCEAVTVSGITVQNSPSWTIHPLYCRDIEFVGLAVKNPPNSPNTDGLDPECCDGVLLEGIHFTVGDDCIAIKACKRADDGAAAHLKPCENITVRHCYMERGHGAVVIGSEMSGSVRHVTIEHCEFLGTDRGLRLKTRRGRGGEIAHVRCHNIVMRGVHSAIVANCFYFCDHDGRSEWVQSRQPYPVDASTPSIHDIDISDLFIHDVRVAIGAFYGLPEMPIRAISIKNVHASFDDSLEGDVPVMALQVPVCHHVGFTTEFAELHFHDGHEFFPLSSEQEQAETC; encoded by the coding sequence ATGATGACTATCACCGCGTCGGCAATCACCGCGCGAACAGTTGCGCTATGTCTCAATCCGGATGGGAAATCCCGATTTTTCTTGCCGAAGGCGAGCGCCTGGACGCTTTACAGGAATGGGGAAATCGTTCGCTCCGGTGAAACGGACCGGGTGATCACGTTTCTCGACTGTCTCGACCCGTCAACACGCTATGTCTTCGAAACAGATGCGGGAGAGCAGTTTGCCTTTACCACGGCAGACTGTGCCGGACGCATCGACATTTCCGATTTTGGCGCCCGCCCCGACTCCACCAACAATGCCCTTGCCATCGCAGCTGCGCTCGCCGCTGTTCCTGTCGGAGGGACGCTGGCCATCCCCAGTGGCTGCTGGCACACCGGCCCGCTATTCCTCAAGAGTGACATGACTTTGCATCTGGAACCGGGGGCAACGCTGAAATTCATTACTGATCGTGACCAGATCCCCATTCTGCCGCCGCATCTGAGCGACGGCAAGATGCTCGGGTCATGGGAAGGACTGCCCGACGCCAGCTATGCGTCCATCATCACCGCCATCGGTTGCGTCAATCTCGAAATCACCGGCTCGGGTACGCTGGATGGCTCCGGTGCCGAGGGTGACTGGTGGAGCTGGCCGAAGGAACGCCGCAATGGCGCAAGGCGTGCACGGACCCTGTTCCTGCACCTGTGTGAGGCCGTAACGGTGTCCGGTATCACCGTGCAGAACTCTCCATCCTGGACAATCCATCCGCTCTACTGCCGCGACATCGAATTTGTCGGGCTGGCGGTCAAGAACCCTCCCAATTCACCCAACACCGACGGCCTGGATCCGGAATGCTGCGACGGCGTTCTGCTGGAAGGCATCCACTTCACGGTCGGTGACGACTGTATTGCCATCAAAGCCTGCAAGCGCGCCGATGACGGCGCGGCGGCCCATCTCAAGCCTTGCGAGAATATCACCGTGCGCCATTGCTACATGGAACGCGGGCATGGCGCCGTGGTGATTGGCTCGGAGATGAGTGGCTCGGTGCGCCATGTCACCATCGAGCATTGCGAATTTCTCGGCACCGACCGTGGTTTGCGCCTCAAGACCCGGCGCGGGCGCGGCGGCGAGATCGCGCATGTCCGCTGCCACAATATCGTGATGCGGGGCGTCCATTCGGCGATCGTGGCCAACTGCTTCTATTTCTGTGACCATGATGGCCGCTCGGAATGGGTGCAGTCACGGCAGCCCTATCCGGTTGACGCCTCCACCCCCTCGATCCACGACATCGATATCAGCGATCTCTTCATCCACGACGTGCGCGTTGCAATCGGGGCCTTCTATGGCCTGCCGGAAATGCCCATTCGCGCCATCTCCATCAAAAATGTTCATGCCAGCTTCGATGACAGTCTCGAAGGCGATGTGCCGGTCATGGCGCTCCAGGTCCCGGTTTGCCATCACGTTGGATTCACGACGGAATTCGCCGAATTGCATTTCCACGACGGGCATGAATTTTTCCCACTTTCCTCTGAACAAGAACAGGCAGAGACATGTTGA
- a CDS encoding AraC family transcriptional regulator — MDKTEHSILEGIPANSLNLNLSRSTIKMRHSSTWSVHKSNDVHDLVVCLTGGAQYFLDGVEVRQQRGEAMLIPAGARFEGRLDHGDQYTGVAQHFTLTLFDNVDLIQQMELKPVVQLPNWEQLESLVRYYRSIAPASSTTLQQVHLFMVILLAYLDCAFVRWSEDSLQNLGGQDALSLHVMLIAAQISRDPLDKDEAERLIASVPYNDDYFRRAFKAKIGYTPRKFMEFKRMEKAMNILLTGKSVNATAVAVGYNDVYFFSRMFKQYLGVSPSYYRVSADRRKFLTTGDIYHYND, encoded by the coding sequence ATGGATAAAACCGAACATTCGATTTTGGAGGGAATTCCTGCCAACTCTCTCAATCTGAATCTCTCCAGATCAACCATCAAAATGCGTCATTCCTCGACCTGGAGTGTCCACAAATCAAACGACGTTCATGACCTTGTGGTCTGCCTGACTGGTGGGGCGCAGTATTTTCTCGACGGGGTCGAGGTCCGTCAGCAGCGCGGTGAAGCGATGCTCATTCCCGCAGGCGCACGCTTCGAGGGGCGGCTTGATCACGGCGATCAATATACTGGAGTTGCTCAGCATTTTACGTTGACCCTGTTCGACAATGTCGATCTCATCCAGCAGATGGAGCTCAAACCTGTGGTCCAGTTGCCCAACTGGGAGCAGCTGGAATCTCTGGTGCGCTACTACCGCTCCATCGCCCCGGCCTCTTCCACGACATTGCAGCAGGTGCATCTGTTCATGGTCATCCTGCTGGCCTATCTCGACTGTGCCTTCGTGCGCTGGAGCGAGGATTCCCTGCAGAACCTCGGTGGGCAGGATGCACTTTCTCTCCATGTCATGCTGATCGCCGCCCAGATCTCGCGCGACCCGCTGGACAAGGATGAGGCCGAGCGCCTCATTGCCTCGGTGCCCTACAATGACGATTACTTCCGTCGGGCGTTCAAGGCCAAGATCGGCTATACGCCTAGAAAATTCATGGAATTCAAGCGGATGGAGAAGGCAATGAACATTCTCCTGACCGGCAAGAGCGTCAATGCAACGGCCGTCGCAGTGGGTTACAATGACGTCTATTTCTTCTCGCGCATGTTCAAGCAATATCTGGGCGTTAGCCCCTCCTACTACCGCGTCTCGGCAGATCGCCGCAAGTTCCTGACGACAGGGGATATCTATCACTATAACGACTAG
- the ugpC gene encoding sn-glycerol-3-phosphate ABC transporter ATP-binding protein UgpC — MAHLQLKKLVKRYPNGFEAVHGIDLDVQDGEFMVLVGPSGCAKSTTLRMVAGLETVTGGEIRIGNQVVNTLAPGRRGIAMVFQNYALYPHMKVKNNLSFGLRLAGRPKDEIEAATAEVADILEIGQLLERLPKELSGGQAQRVALGRALIKKPEVFLFDEPLSNLDAKLRASMRVRITDLHRRLKEEGRPATVIYVTHDQTEAMTMGDRICVMKEGHIMQVADPVTLYDKPDNAFVAGFIGTPEMNLMPAELSSTGAHTLKVGSQTISLDASLAARIKSSGDVSEVTFGIRPQHFHLVDDGTPDTLTGEVSALEFMGHEVYLHVNVEGNSLIVVVPGEEYDSSKVRGSKVTLKVNEARAHVFDRVSGKNISLS, encoded by the coding sequence ATGGCACACCTTCAACTTAAGAAACTCGTAAAACGCTATCCCAACGGCTTCGAGGCTGTCCACGGCATTGATCTAGATGTTCAGGACGGAGAGTTCATGGTGCTGGTCGGCCCGTCCGGCTGTGCGAAATCCACCACCCTGCGCATGGTTGCCGGGCTCGAGACGGTCACCGGCGGCGAGATCCGTATCGGCAATCAGGTGGTCAACACGCTGGCTCCGGGTCGCCGCGGCATTGCCATGGTGTTCCAGAACTACGCGCTCTACCCGCACATGAAGGTCAAGAACAACCTGTCCTTCGGCCTGCGACTGGCCGGTCGCCCGAAAGACGAGATCGAGGCTGCAACGGCAGAAGTGGCCGACATCCTTGAAATCGGTCAGCTGCTGGAACGCCTGCCGAAGGAACTTTCCGGTGGTCAGGCCCAGCGCGTGGCCCTTGGCCGTGCGCTCATCAAGAAGCCGGAAGTCTTCCTGTTCGACGAACCGCTTTCGAACCTTGATGCCAAGCTGCGCGCCTCGATGCGCGTCCGCATCACCGATCTGCACCGTCGCCTCAAGGAAGAAGGCCGCCCGGCGACCGTCATCTATGTGACCCATGACCAGACCGAAGCCATGACCATGGGCGATCGCATCTGCGTCATGAAGGAAGGCCACATCATGCAGGTTGCCGATCCGGTTACCCTCTACGACAAGCCCGACAATGCCTTCGTGGCCGGCTTCATCGGCACGCCGGAAATGAACCTGATGCCGGCAGAGTTGTCGAGCACCGGCGCCCACACCTTGAAGGTCGGTTCCCAGACCATCAGTCTGGACGCAAGTCTGGCTGCCCGCATCAAGAGCTCTGGCGATGTCAGCGAGGTAACCTTCGGCATTCGTCCGCAGCACTTCCATCTGGTGGATGACGGCACACCCGACACCCTGACCGGCGAAGTCTCTGCCCTCGAGTTCATGGGTCACGAAGTCTATCTGCACGTCAATGTGGAAGGCAATTCGCTGATCGTGGTCGTGCCGGGCGAGGAATACGATTCCTCCAAGGTCCGCGGATCCAAGGTGACGTTGAAGGTCAACGAGGCCCGTGCCCATGTCTTCGACCGGGTAAGCGGAAAGAACATTTCGCTGAGCTGA